The DNA segment ACATCAAAGTAAACACTCCAGGTATTGTGAAACTGGCTGATGGTGTATTTAAGAGAGAGGGCACAGACCTTTACTATTATACCAATCTGGCTGATGCGCAAAAATTTAATCCTGCCTTAACTGCTGCAAGTTCTACTTACCTCTATAACAATACCAATGACTATCAGACTATTGGACACAATACGCCAGATTTTACATTGGGTTTTCAAAACAGTTTCAAATACAAGAATTTTGATCTGGGTATTTATTCTTTTGTGCGATGGGGACAGACCATCAATTATGTGATGATGGGCTGGTACAATCCAGGTTCACTGGCAACGGTTGCCAGTCCGCCAAGAACGATGCTTGCTAATTTTAACTATTGGACACCAGAAAACCCGTCTAATGATTTTCCGGTTATGAATATCCAGACTGGTACCAGCATGTTGGGATTTTCGGGATTGAATTATGTAGACGGTTCCTTCTTTAAGATCAAGAACATCACACTGGGTTATACTTTACCACAAAATATAGCAAAAAAGGTGGCCATGCGTAGTGTACGTTTTTACAGCACCATTACCAATCCATTGGTGATTACCAAAAGTCACCTGTTAAAAGATTACGATCCGGAAATGAATGGGGAGATGGATTACCCATTGACCAAGCAACTGGTGTTCGGTTTAAATGTGTCATTTTAATCGTTAAGTGATAGAAAAAAAATATTAGAGAGATGAAAAATCAATTTATAAAGAAAGCATTTAGTGCATGTGGTTTAGGTTTAGCTTTACTATTGACCACACCATCATGTAAGTTAGATGAATACAATCCTAATGCGCTTGCGGAAGAGGATGTGCTCAGGGATTTTAACGGGTTCAGATCGTTTCAATCTAACATTTATACCGGGCTTTGGGGCTCATTGATTGGCATGCCGTATGGATTTTTATCCGAAACCGGAACCGATTTATGGACATCGCCAACCAATGGTGTGAGCAACAGACAAGTGATGCGGTATGAGGAGTTTACCAACAATTTTAACCTGGTTACCAATACCTGGGATTTTGCATGGGGCTCGATCAAAGATTGCAATAAAACCATAGAAATTGCTCCGCTGATCAAAGATGGAAATGCCAATGATATCAAAACTTTAGTTGCAGAAGCAAAGGCGATGCGGGCTTACTATTATTCTGTACTGGTAGTACAGTTTGGTAATATCCCGCTGATCACAACAACTGATGATCCCGTAAAAAATTTAAATCCTACCAGAAGTACTGTTGCCGAAATTTATGCCCAGATTGTGGCAGATTTAACTGCGGCAGCACAAGATCTTCCTGTAGTACCTTATCAGGGCAATCTTCAGCGTGTGACCAAAAAAGGAGCGCTGGGTTTGCTGGCCCGTGTATATGCACAAGGAGGGGGAGAAGGATTAATGGAGGGAACCAAAAGTTACTGGCTTAGGGCAAAAGAAGTTGCTGAGGATCTGATTTTAAATAAAGGGGCCTACGGTGCTACTTTGTATACAGATTTTGCCCAGGTATTTGCTTATGCCAACAATAGAAATAATGCGGAAGCCTTATTTACTGCGTATGGCCTGAATCCTTATAGTCCATCGTATGATGTGGCAACATCAAATTCAAAACCCAACTGGTACCTGCACTTTTATCCATCACTTGATAATGCATTTGGCGCAGGTACAGACCTTTTAAAAAGAGGTGTAGGTTCTAATACGTCAAACGCATATTATGGACGCCTGAACCAATCGTTTATTGCGCCTACAAAATACCTGATCAATTGTTTTAATGCGACCTATGATAAGCGTTGGGAAAATTCATTTCAGACAGCGTTTGCAAACTATTCGGGGGTACAGGCAAAAACAACTAATCCGACCCCACCAAGTCCTGCAAATGTAACCTACGCTGATGCTACAGTTACGCTGACAGCTGCCATATGTACCAAATATGGTATTAATCCTGCATTTGTTGGTCAAAAGATTTATCCTTTTGTAGATGTAGATGCTAAAAATGCTTCTGCGAATGCAACCTGGCAATATCCGCCAAAAGTTTGGCCAAAAGGAGTAACTACCGGTGCTATTACTTCTTTGCAAACCGTTGCAAATGCCAATGTGCACCCCTATCCGCTGGATGTTGATGAAGACAGGTTTTTCGCCTATTTAAGTAAAGATCCGCTAACGCCAGCAGAAAAAGCACTGCGCAAATATGCAGTGGTGAATATCAATGATCTTTTTGATCCGGCAGATCCGACAGGGGCTAAATACAAAGACCCTACAGGTAATGGTTTAACGCCGATAAATATGGCAAATCTTTTCCCGGCTTTAAGTAAGTTTAATCATAATTTTGATGGTGGATGGCTAGGGGGTAACTTTCAGCAAAAACTAGGTAATATTATGGTGATGCGTATGGCAGAAGTTTACTTGCTTGCAGCTGAGGCTACGCTTAAATCTGGTGGAAGCGGGGCAGTTGCTGCCGGATATTTAAATGAGTTGCGCAAACGTGCATGCCGCAATGCTGCCGACTTTAATACAGGTACCGGAATGCAGTTAACCAATGCGACAATGAACGATGTTTTTGATGAATATGCACGTGAATTATGTGGTGAGTTTACCCGTTGGGCACTTTTAAAACGTCATAGAGCATTCGAGGCGCGCCTGGCACAATATAACGGTAGGGCTGCAGCCAGCTTTATTCCAGCAAAGCATTATAACAGGCCTATTCCTTTCTCTTTCCTGAATACCATCAATAATGGAAGCGAATTTGGGACCAATGGTTACTAGTTAAAATAAAACCATTTAAAATGAGCAGAGGTTGTATCACATGATACAACCTCTTTTTATTTGTAACTTAAGGTCTTCAGACTTGCGCCTTTAGCCGACCCTGATTATGGACTGCTCCTGCCTTTCTTCCAAGAAATGGTACTGTTTGAGAGCAATGGCCCTATGATCTCCGAACAAAAGGAGAAGCTGGATGATTTATAGGACAAAATATACAAATGGTTAGTGATAGTTTATTAATTTTGGACATTCAGAAATCTTTTTAAACTATGAGTAAAACACAACATTGGCTGGTAAAAAGTGAACCTTTTAAATATAGCTGGGAAAAATTTAACAAAGATGGCAGGACCTTTTGGGATGGCGTGCGCAATTACCAGGCAAGAAACAACCTGAAAGAAATGAAAGAAGGCGATCTTGTGCTGTTTTACCATAGCAACGAAGGTAAAAATGTTGTTGGTATCGCTAAAGTGGTTAAAGAGTTTTATCAGGACCCTACAACTGACGATGCCAATTGGGTAGTGGTAGACCTGGCACCAGTTGAAGCACTTAAAAATCCGGTAAGCCTGGAACAGATCAAGGCAGAGGAAAGTCTTAAAGATATTTCTCTGGTCAGACAAGGTCGTTTATCTGTAATGCCGCTCAAAGCCGAAGAATTTGATAAGATACTGGAAATGTCGACTGGGGAATAACACAAAAGAATGGTTTATTTTTGCTTTATTCTTCAGGAAAAAACAACGCCTTTAGCTCTTTTGCATCATTAGGTTTCATTTTACCGCCTAATATCAAGCGCAATTGCCTTCTTCTTAAAGCTCCGGCAAACAATTCCTTTTCCGCTTCGGTTTCCGGTTTTAGTTCAGGAACAGGTATGGTCCTGCCGCTCTGGTCTACCGCCACAAAAGTATAATAAGCTTCGTTGGATTTGGCCCTGCTTCCAGAAGGG comes from the Pedobacter heparinus DSM 2366 genome and includes:
- a CDS encoding RagB/SusD family nutrient uptake outer membrane protein is translated as MKNQFIKKAFSACGLGLALLLTTPSCKLDEYNPNALAEEDVLRDFNGFRSFQSNIYTGLWGSLIGMPYGFLSETGTDLWTSPTNGVSNRQVMRYEEFTNNFNLVTNTWDFAWGSIKDCNKTIEIAPLIKDGNANDIKTLVAEAKAMRAYYYSVLVVQFGNIPLITTTDDPVKNLNPTRSTVAEIYAQIVADLTAAAQDLPVVPYQGNLQRVTKKGALGLLARVYAQGGGEGLMEGTKSYWLRAKEVAEDLILNKGAYGATLYTDFAQVFAYANNRNNAEALFTAYGLNPYSPSYDVATSNSKPNWYLHFYPSLDNAFGAGTDLLKRGVGSNTSNAYYGRLNQSFIAPTKYLINCFNATYDKRWENSFQTAFANYSGVQAKTTNPTPPSPANVTYADATVTLTAAICTKYGINPAFVGQKIYPFVDVDAKNASANATWQYPPKVWPKGVTTGAITSLQTVANANVHPYPLDVDEDRFFAYLSKDPLTPAEKALRKYAVVNINDLFDPADPTGAKYKDPTGNGLTPINMANLFPALSKFNHNFDGGWLGGNFQQKLGNIMVMRMAEVYLLAAEATLKSGGSGAVAAGYLNELRKRACRNAADFNTGTGMQLTNATMNDVFDEYARELCGEFTRWALLKRHRAFEARLAQYNGRAAASFIPAKHYNRPIPFSFLNTINNGSEFGTNGY
- a CDS encoding EVE domain-containing protein — encoded protein: MSKTQHWLVKSEPFKYSWEKFNKDGRTFWDGVRNYQARNNLKEMKEGDLVLFYHSNEGKNVVGIAKVVKEFYQDPTTDDANWVVVDLAPVEALKNPVSLEQIKAEESLKDISLVRQGRLSVMPLKAEEFDKILEMSTGE